Within Acidobacteriota bacterium, the genomic segment CTTGACGCAACCAGTTGGCGCGATTGAATTCTGCGCTCAAGTAATATTCCGTGGCGGCGATAAATTCATCGGCGGTATCGGCAATTTTGACTAACCCTTGTTGACCATATGGGCGCACCACATCTCTGATTGAAGTTGAAATCACCGGGACCCCGGCTGCCAGATATTCAGGCGTTTTCGTCGGGCTGATATAGCGGGTCGATTCGTTATGCGCAAATAACAACATCGCAATATCCCAGCCGCTCAAATAGGTTGGCAGTTCCTGATAAGCTTTGCCGCCAAGGTAGTGAATGTTTTGACGTCGGGGTAAATCTGCCGAATCAATTTTGACCACCGGACCAACAATTACAAAATGCCAGTCCGGGCGTTTTTGCGATAACAGATCAAGCAGGGCAATATCGAAACGTTCATCAATGACGCCATAAAAGCCGAGTCGCGGATGGGGAATATCGGCTTGATCGGCGGGGGCGTTCACTCCCAATCGCGCCTGTTTGAAATGCCTGGCATCGATGCTGCTCGGAAACGGATAAATGCTCGAATGCAAATGGCGTTTGGCTTCGTAAAGCGAGAAGCCTCCGGTAAAGACCAGATCGGCGCGATTCAGTAATTCGCCTTCAAGTTCGCGCAAACCCGGAGGCGGATTTTTAAACGCCGATAACTCATCCATACAATCGTAAATCACCGCCAGCGGTTCCAGATGTTGGGTGAATTTGAAAGCCATCGGCGTGTAATACCAGCAGATATATTCTTTGATTTCGTGTTCAAAAATTAACTCATCAATCAACAGCGATTGCTGAATAGCGGTATATTCATTTTCTGTCATGCCTTGCGGTAAAAAAGGGACAACTACATAAACTCCGCAATCGCGTGGGCTGATTTCCAGTCGCGCCTGGGTTTCTGAAAAAATTGGCTCCTCAATAAAAAATACGCGACGATCTTTTGCGCAACGACTCAACAGGTGTTGGGGACGTTGATAAACAAAATCCCATCGAAGATGTGAAAAACAGATTAAGTCCGGTGTTTTGAGATTAGAACTTTTTTGACTTAAAACTGATAAATCTTTTGTTGCCTCATTTTTTCTCAGACTCTCAAGCTCGTTAGTTTTAGGGGTGGGTTCTTTATTGATTAATTGCTTAAGGTTTTTGATTCTTTCCATAATCCTCTTCCTTGGAAAAATTTAAAAACTAATTGATTGTAAAAAAACGTGTTGGTAGACGAGTCACTCTGGATACTGCAATGGATGTGCCAACCCTTGACTTTTCAGGAGAACGAAAGTGTCGAATAACGCTTGCTATAACATAGCGTCAGCCGCCAAAGCGCGCGGATGGCAAAGGTAAAAATTGCGTATATCAAAAATACGTGCCCGTATGTAGATAATGCGCCCTGATTTCAAACAGACGGTTCAGTGGTTCAAGCTTGAAAATGGATTTATTCGCAAGCAATAAAGCGCCTTACGCTTCTACTTCTTCAACGCCATTGCCGGTTTCGACTACATAGAGGGTGGGTGTAAGTTGAAAATTTTTTTGATAAGCGGTTTCAATGGTTTTCCGAAACAGTTGAATCGTCTCATTGCGCACGAAATTGACAGTGCAGCCGCCAAATCCGCCGCCGGTCAGGCGCGCGCCAAATACCCCGGAAATATTGGCGGCAGTATCGACCAGTAAATCCAACTCTGCACAACTAACCTGATAATCATTTTTCAAAGATTCGTGCGATTCAAACATCAATTTTCCCATGACATCGATTTCACTATTGCGTAGTGAATAAGCTGCCGCGAGGGTTCTCGCATTTTCTGTGATGACGTGACGGCAACGCTTTTGAAGGGGTTCC encodes:
- a CDS encoding glycosyltransferase, encoding MTENEYTAIQQSLLIDELIFEHEIKEYICWYYTPMAFKFTQHLEPLAVIYDCMDELSAFKNPPPGLRELEGELLNRADLVFTGGFSLYEAKRHLHSSIYPFPSSIDARHFKQARLGVNAPADQADIPHPRLGFYGVIDERFDIALLDLLSQKRPDWHFVIVGPVVKIDSADLPRRQNIHYLGGKAYQELPTYLSGWDIAMLLFAHNESTRYISPTKTPEYLAAGVPVISTSIRDVVRPYGQQGLVKIADTADEFIAATEYYLSAEFNRANWLRQVNEALLYNSWDRTWGRMLQLINAVLVERYAEYKTLNRQLSTSTGSLLKSAVVSQVTGD